A stretch of DNA from Verrucomicrobiia bacterium:
CTTATGACCGTCTGCTCAATCAAAGCACTCTGCGCCAGCAGTCTGCCAGCCAAGGCCTCTTGTATGCCCGGGTTTCCTACTGTGCCCCGGGCACGACCTACTATTATCAGCTCAAAGTGACTAATACGAACGGCCAAAGCGCCGTCTGGCCGGCGAGTGGGCCGCTGCCTGCCGTCACCACCGCCCAGCAGACCAGCTTCGTGTTGGAAGACCTCCAAGTGGTTGTGACGGTTAACGACCGTAATATTGAAGGCGGTATCGTCACGATTTCCGCTACAAATTCTCCCAGTGTGCTGGCCGCCGTGGTTGGGGATGGCGCCGCAACGAACCAGGCGTTCTTTAACTTAAACGATCTCCTGGCTTTGAGCGGTGCCACAAACCTGGCCTTCGCCTCAAATCAAGGGTTCACAGCAGCCGTTCTGAGCGCCGCCCCTGCTTCGCTTTCACAGCCCTTCGCTTTGGGGTTCTCAAATGTTTTCCTCGTCGCCCAGGAATCGCAACTCGCTCTCACGCCGCTGTTGGCCCAGTTGAGCCTTGGTTCGACGGCTGCACTCACCGGCACGGGCGGGTCGCTTTCGGTGATGCTGAATTCTTCAGCGGCCTTGAGCGGGTTCTCCCTGATCCTGGACATGCCGATTGCCGAGTTCAGCGACTTTTTCGTTCAGCCCACGGCAACCCTGCTGAACGCCGTCTCCCTGCGGGTCATCGGTTCCCATACGCTTCAGGTCGATTTTGCCGCGCCGCCGGGCCAGAGCTTCGTGGGCGACCAGCAAATTGCGCGAATTAATTTTAACGTGGCATCGAATTTGCCCTCGGCCTTTATCAGCCTCTCTCCGATTTCATTCGAGGCGACTAACACTCAAAGCCTGCTGCTGCCCAACGCCTCAGCTTCAGCGGGCCGGGTAGTGGTGATCGGCTCTCAACCGCTGCTGGAGGGCTCCATCTCCAACGGCGCCCGGTTGCTGACCCTCTATGGTATCCCGGGCGACAGCTACCAGCTTCAATTCTCGACCAATGTAACCGCTCCCAATTTCTGGAGTAATTGGGTCGGCGTGTCGTTGACCAACCTCTCGGCCATAATTCCGAACGTCAATTCAACCGCGCCCATCCTCTTTTATCGCGCTTACAAGTAGCTACAGCTCCAAAGCTCCTCATTTGAAGACAAGCCTTTTGGCGCTCTCGCGTTGGTTGAGGTGAAGGCCTGTGGTTCAATGTCATCTCGAAGCACAATCCAACTGGTTCTGATCCTCATATGGCTTCTGGTTTTTCTAGAGGCTCTTGGCCAAAGATTGGCCTATGATGTCAACCCCACGGTCACCTCCAGCATGGGCGAGATGGGCGGCAAATATTTCGGCCAAATCCCCGACCCCGCCAAGACCCACCACTACTACATTGCCGCTGAGCCGGACCAATGGGATTTTATGCCCATCGGCTCCGATCCGATTTGTGGCGCCACGCCCTCGGCGGATGTTATTTCGCGGCATCTCATTCGCAAGGTGCGTTATTTCCAATACACAGACGCCACATTTACCAAGCGCGTGCCGCAGGCTCGGCGGTTGGGCATTCTTGGGCCGGTGTTGCGGGGCGTGGTGGGAGATTATCTGGAGATCACTTTCTTGAACCGCGCTGCCTTGCCTCTTTCCATGCACCCGCATGGTCTCAAATATGACAAGGACAGTGAAGGCAGCTACTACGGTAACAGCAGGCAGTTAAAACTGCTCCAAACAAGAAACAAAGAAGGGCGTTCCTCTCCCGGGCTCGGGGCGGCCGTTGGACCAAATGCCCGGTTCGATTACGTTTGGTATCTCGACGAGAAGTCCGGGCCGCTTCCTACGGAACCCAGTTCCAAGGCATGGCTCTATCACAGCCACGTAAGCGGTGAAGGCGAGATCAACCTCGGCCTCGTGGGCTTTATTATTGTCACGGACCCCAAACGGGCCAGACCCGATGGCACACCCAAAGACGTGGATCGGGAAATGCCTGCTCTGTTCATGATTTTCAACGAAAACGGGATGGACACAGAAGCCGAGGAAGGATTGGAGGCCGCGGGCGGCAGCGAGTCGTTGAGCAACTTGATCAGCGCACTGACAGTCGAGAAAAGCCAAAAACGGTTCAAATCGTCTGGCCCTCAGCCTGATCTCGCGGACGAGGGCCAGCGTTATGCGATTAATGGCTATATCTATGGCAACCTGCCTGGCCTGGAAATGAATGAGGGCGAAAGGGTGCGGTGGTATCTCTTTGGCTTGGGTGCGGAAACCGATTTGCACACGCCGCACTGGCATGGCCTGCGGGTACTTGAAGAGGGGACACGGCGAACTGACACCGTCGAGTTGCTGCCAGCCTCAATGAAAGTGGCCGACATGTTGGCCGATAATCCCGGCGACTGGCTGTTCCATTGTCACGTGGCGGATCACATGGCCAATGGTATGTTCGCGCTTGTCACCGTCTATTCCAAAGACACAGCCGGCATCAGCCGGGGGCGAACCAAAGCATTCCTGGGCTTCCCTTCGCCGAGTCCGGGGGGCACAAATGCCATCGGGAGGCCAGGGCAGTAGGCGGCGGCGCCAAAAACTGCAAAAGCCGCAAACCGCCATTGTCGGATAGCGTTTCCAGCTCGTCTGATGGCCGCTCATGCGGGTTCCCCAATCAAATCATAATCCGTGTGCCCGATGACCTTTATCTGGGCAAACTCGCCGACGGGGACTCGCCCTCGGATGTAAACACGTCCATCGATATCCGGCGCATCGGCCTCGCCGCGCGCCAGGAAATACTTTCCCTTTAGATGCGGAAGAAGTTCCCCGGGTCGGCGAATCAATCCGTGCTCCCAGGAGCTAACCTGCGCCTTGTGCAACTCTTTGGCGCTTGCCTCGCGCTCGACGAGCACGGGTATCGTGCGGCCAACAAACGACCCAGACATATGCGCCGCCACTTGCCTTTGAACCGCCATCGCCCGGTCGCGGCGCCGGCGTTTGGTCTTCTCCGGCACCTGACCTGCCATCTGCCCCGCGCGCGTCCCCTCTTCCTTTGAATACGTGAAAACCCCGAGTCGCTCGAAACGCGTTGCGCGAATGAATTCGAGCAAAGTCTCGAAATATTCCTCCGTCTCGCCGGGGAACCCGACAATAAAGGTTGTGCGCAGGGCGATGCCCGGAATACCCGAGCGGATTCGTTCGAGCAGTTTGACGATGTATTCCTGCGACGTTTCGCGCCGCATCCGTTCGAGCATGTTTTGGTGGATGTGTTGCAGGGGAATATCGACGTAACGCGCTACCTTGGGGCATTCGGCGATGGCCTGTATCAATTCATCCGTCCAATGCGCCGGGTGCGTATAGAGCAGGCGAATCCAGAATTGCCCGGGCAACGCATTCAACTGGCGCAGAAGACTGCAGAGGGTAGGCGCCTCGGACGGGAGCAAGCGGACAGCCGCTTTGAATCGCTCCGGGGCGGCGATAGCCGGGCTGTGGTTGGCGCGCAAGTCCAGGCCGTAATAGGTCGAGTCCTGCGAAATCAAGTTAAGTTCGCGCGCGCCGCCGGTCAGTAAAGCGCGGGCCTCCTCCAGCACATCGGCTTGCGCCCGGCTGCGGTGCGAGCCGCGCATGCGCGGAATAATGCAGAAACTGCACGGATGATTGCAGCCCTCAGCAATCTTCACATACGCAAAGTGCCGCGGGGTGAGCCGGAAACGAGGGGTGGCATAGTCCGGGATGTACCGTGGACGGGCGGTGACCGAGAGCAGGGCAGGGGAGGTGGGCGTTGAACGGTCCGAAGCGTCGGCGGGTTTTGGCGGCGTCTCGCCGCCAAAGACCGGGCGAGACGCTTGCCCTCCGGGCGCATCGGCGCTGTTGGGCAATTCTTTGCGTCTAAGCCTTTCTTTCCGCCGCAGCGCGGCCGCTTTCACAATGCCCGTGATACCGGCAACCTGGTCGATGCCGATGAATGCATCCACCTCGGGGAGGAGCTTGGGCAGCTCATCCCGGAAACGTTGAGGCAGGCAGCCCGCCACCACTAAGCCCTGTCCGCGGTTGCCGGCTTCTCGCACAGCGTCCGATTCCAGGATCGTATCGACGCTCTCCTGCTGGGCTGAGTCGATGAACGAACACGTATTGACTATCAGCACGTCCGCCTCCTGGGCATCGTTGGTGATCTGGACACCTTCCTTGAGCAAGGTCCCGAGCATCACCTCGGCATCCACCAGGTTCTTCGCGCATCCCAGGGAGATCATTCCAACCCGCAACGGGCGCTCTAGAGATTCTTCTTTCATTAAAGGCGAATAGCTTACGCCAGGAAATGCACCCGGGCAACTGTGCCGAAGGATAGGATGATAGGATGAAGTCATGAAGGTCAGTTAGAGCTTATTCTTAACGGACTCTCTCCTCCACGTTCACGTCCTCGTCCTGCGCCCTCGATTTTTCAGAGCCCAGGCTCCTGAGCGCCATTCGCCTTTTGTCTGAGAGCGTATGAACCGCAGCCCCAGCGCCTCATAGGCCGTCCGAACCTGGTGGAACTCGCTTTCAAGTATTCCAGCCAGGACCAGCAGGCCACCAGGGGCTACTCGTGCCAAAATGCGGTCGCGGTGTTCGATCAGCAGGTTGGAAATCAGGTTTGCGCAAATGACGGAGTATTTCCTTCTCGAAACCAGAGGAAGCTGCGAGATGTCCTCGCGCCTAAAACGGATGCAATGGGCTACTCGGTTAAACAGGGCGTTGGTGGTTGCGATGCGTATCGCATCGGGATCAATGTCGATTGCATCGACAGGTGCGTAGCCGACTTTGGCAGCGGCGATGGCCAGAATGCCTGAACCGGTACCCAGGTCCAAAAAGGATTGAGCTCGCTGCTCGTCTCGCCAGAAAACCAGCTCTTCCGCGCAAAAGCGGGTCGTCGGGTGCCGCCCTGTTCCGAAACTCAAACCGGGGTCGATTTGGATGGCTTGTTGTCCCTTAGCCGGACGTTTGTGGTCCCAACTTGGCTGTATCAGAAGCCGTGGACCCACCTCGATGCGGCGAAAATGCCGTTTCCAGGACTCGGCCCAGTCTTCCTGCCGGACTCGCTTCAACGAGAACC
This window harbors:
- a CDS encoding multicopper oxidase domain-containing protein; translated protein: MSSRSTIQLVLILIWLLVFLEALGQRLAYDVNPTVTSSMGEMGGKYFGQIPDPAKTHHYYIAAEPDQWDFMPIGSDPICGATPSADVISRHLIRKVRYFQYTDATFTKRVPQARRLGILGPVLRGVVGDYLEITFLNRAALPLSMHPHGLKYDKDSEGSYYGNSRQLKLLQTRNKEGRSSPGLGAAVGPNARFDYVWYLDEKSGPLPTEPSSKAWLYHSHVSGEGEINLGLVGFIIVTDPKRARPDGTPKDVDREMPALFMIFNENGMDTEAEEGLEAAGGSESLSNLISALTVEKSQKRFKSSGPQPDLADEGQRYAINGYIYGNLPGLEMNEGERVRWYLFGLGAETDLHTPHWHGLRVLEEGTRRTDTVELLPASMKVADMLADNPGDWLFHCHVADHMANGMFALVTVYSKDTAGISRGRTKAFLGFPSPSPGGTNAIGRPGQ
- the rimO gene encoding 30S ribosomal protein S12 methylthiotransferase RimO encodes the protein MKEESLERPLRVGMISLGCAKNLVDAEVMLGTLLKEGVQITNDAQEADVLIVNTCSFIDSAQQESVDTILESDAVREAGNRGQGLVVAGCLPQRFRDELPKLLPEVDAFIGIDQVAGITGIVKAAALRRKERLRRKELPNSADAPGGQASRPVFGGETPPKPADASDRSTPTSPALLSVTARPRYIPDYATPRFRLTPRHFAYVKIAEGCNHPCSFCIIPRMRGSHRSRAQADVLEEARALLTGGARELNLISQDSTYYGLDLRANHSPAIAAPERFKAAVRLLPSEAPTLCSLLRQLNALPGQFWIRLLYTHPAHWTDELIQAIAECPKVARYVDIPLQHIHQNMLERMRRETSQEYIVKLLERIRSGIPGIALRTTFIVGFPGETEEYFETLLEFIRATRFERLGVFTYSKEEGTRAGQMAGQVPEKTKRRRRDRAMAVQRQVAAHMSGSFVGRTIPVLVEREASAKELHKAQVSSWEHGLIRRPGELLPHLKGKYFLARGEADAPDIDGRVYIRGRVPVGEFAQIKVIGHTDYDLIGEPA
- a CDS encoding 50S ribosomal protein L11 methyltransferase yields the protein MNRPWNLTVLTTKEAEEAVGELLQTLFGQLPTSYTDAETGAARVSVFLPAKPEQFRAKRAQLKAGLKHIQSCGLRLGPGRFSLKRVRQEDWAESWKRHFRRIEVGPRLLIQPSWDHKRPAKGQQAIQIDPGLSFGTGRHPTTRFCAEELVFWRDEQRAQSFLDLGTGSGILAIAAAKVGYAPVDAIDIDPDAIRIATTNALFNRVAHCIRFRREDISQLPLVSRRKYSVICANLISNLLIEHRDRILARVAPGGLLVLAGILESEFHQVRTAYEALGLRFIRSQTKGEWRSGAWALKNRGRRTRT